Genomic window (Hydrogenimonas cancrithermarum):
GTAGGGATGCGCATAACTGAGACGAAGATCCTCTTTCTCCAAAAAATCTTTTGCAGGCAGGACAATACGAGCCCGGGAACTCGTCTCGTTTTCATACAATCCGAAATAGATCAGATTTTCGACCCGTGCCATCTCCTCCTCGACCTTTTTCAGCCCCGGCATCTGCGCCATCGGATTGGCACCCTGCACCAATACCGTCTTGAACCGTCCGAAAGGGACGATGGGTTTTGCAACTTTCTTGGGCGAAACGTCAAAAGGTGATTCGAAACCGGCCATCGAATCGGAAAGAAAACTCACGCCGCATCCCGGTTTTCCGAAAAATCCAAGAACCGCAGCCAAACCGTCGATCGCATGCAGTACCTGATCGCCGATCGAGTATTTCTGCACACCGGTTCCGACAAGGAAAACGCACTTTTTGTTCTGCATCTGATAGAGCAAATCACCCAAATCGTCAAGGGCGATGTCGCACTTTTCCAAAGAGACACGGACCCGGAAGGTACGTAGGAAATCGTAATACCACTCCGCATCCTCGCATCGCTCTTCCATAAAGCGCTTGTCTTCCATATCCTCCATAAACATGAAACGCGAAAGCAGCACGGCGAGATAGAAATCGCTTCGTGGCCGGATCTGAAGATAGAGATCCGCCATTTTGGCTACCTTTGTCTTAACCGGATCGATGACGATCAGTGTTTTGTTTTTCAGAAGTTCCATCATATGCGGATCGGTTACCGAGACATTGCGTCCCCATACGATAATCGCATCGGCCTGCTCGATCGATTCGGGGGGCAATGCCAGTGAAACACCGCGCCCCGCTTCGATACCGGCCTGTCCCGCACCGTCACAGAGCGACCCTTCGGTCGTCCATCCACCGTAGGCCGCCGTGAAGTGTTCGGTAACAGACTGCATAAAACCGACATTGCCGCTACCGCGGTAGAGCAGAAAATCCTCTCCCGCCTCTCTGATCGCCTCGGCAACGGCTTCAAGCGCCTCTTCCATCGAAACCTCTTTAC
Coding sequences:
- a CDS encoding molybdopterin-dependent oxidoreductase, producing the protein MKITACPLDCYDACAVVVDPESLKMTGLPQHPFTRGALCPHLNRHIKEARRITAPRIDGKEVSMEEALEAVAEAIREAGEDFLLYRGSGNVGFMQSVTEHFTAAYGGWTTEGSLCDGAGQAGIEAGRGVSLALPPESIEQADAIIVWGRNVSVTDPHMMELLKNKTLIVIDPVKTKVAKMADLYLQIRPRSDFYLAVLLSRFMFMEDMEDKRFMEERCEDAEWYYDFLRTFRVRVSLEKCDIALDDLGDLLYQMQNKKCVFLVGTGVQKYSIGDQVLHAIDGLAAVLGFFGKPGCGVSFLSDSMAGFESPFDVSPKKVAKPIVPFGRFKTVLVQGANPMAQMPGLKKVEEEMARVENLIYFGLYENETSSRARIVLPAKDFLEKEDLRLSYAHPYVQPMPKIKAAEYGISEYELTKFLFESFGFEGLKEERFYIRSMLDQCIEEGDLLKSPAYDKHPYEEEFDTDSGNFEFLEEFEDDFDDEEDGLWLLTPKSPHSLNSQFRRESHVWLHPSHGFKEDEKVRILSEHGEVELPVRVSEDIRSDSVLIYAGTPGVNYLTPPTKSLMGKSACYQEVKITLERV